The following coding sequences lie in one Drosophila sulfurigaster albostrigata strain 15112-1811.04 chromosome 2R, ASM2355843v2, whole genome shotgun sequence genomic window:
- the LOC133835771 gene encoding LOW QUALITY PROTEIN: uncharacterized protein LOC133835771 (The sequence of the model RefSeq protein was modified relative to this genomic sequence to represent the inferred CDS: deleted 1 base in 1 codon) — protein MWKCHKCGKPVYFAERKQSLGYDWHPECLRCEECGKRLNPGQHAEHKGVPYCHVPCYGALFGPQLFGHGTRVESHKSYGVKGTQKPVAAQVNGPALPRDHLESKLKVYNQFYDNKSLEIRSREVNNRLVLEGPLRVFWGVQGVIHLKEDDDQRTFIVRKRNSCRTSKAADESCSDKENEASDSVAPPTTTASEVDPLSTDISLSESMTFDSCSLNEISELPTTPEDASANTTGSGQLPNGQSSNADNDEEDTTTTDSSSTLIGSGTEAVTASTSCVSSTLPSKLGNLEKLDWDDIDDLLQVERRHTEKDKNYETMPVKLPSSSSQSSSESSPSKTCTESSSSSSTATQNNQINSASSPTTTTTTTSSSDNFMTATDSLTANTNTQNTSTVTTTNTTLDEYKTSDDATLKPMDFEDFKRSVHQDYVNGANSFQEPNEDTLKRNQPIDPSRIHDSLKLYGENSVMSKSFNCEHALRSIDPALINDTMHLRSSIDSPRSSQRQYALQKSGSAFASTAPSREQHKPFEQGRQLFEKGINRSKSGPSCFVYSDSDDDDDATLRPHRLATVRRSDVPQRYIQIQMNCYPKEETSRGDTSSVLSGAVAGDELTQTEELYTATEGRGTAGDGVDGAGNEAGLHVNEDGVVLRRPPRTGAAAIKRRSGNRRSRTKLKRRCSINGHFYNRETSFFTPPYGSQMSVWVTSLVTTQEVINLVLEKYKVDSAAENFSLFIVRDNGEQKRLKDNEYPLITRITLGPHEDVARLFLVDARKTDEISNEVAQFLNLSLPECRAILAGYDQELAREVVKIKERYSELRRRIVTRMESLKVHL, from the exons ATGTGGAAGTGCCACAAGTGCGGCAAACCCGTTTACTTTG CGGAACGTAAACAGTCTCTGGGCTACGACTGGCATCCGGAATGTTTGCGTTGCGAGGAGTGCGGCAAGCGTCTCAATCCCGGCCAGCATGCAGAg CATAAAGGAGTGCCTTATTGTCATGTGCCCTGCTATGGTGCGCTGTTTGGTCCCCAGCTT TTTGGTCACGGCACGCGTGTTGAGTCACACAAGAGCTATGGCGTTAAAGGCACCCAGAAACCCGTTGCCGCACAGGTTAATGGACCCGCCTTGCCGCGCGATCACTTGGAGTCCAAGCTAAAG GTCTATAATCAGTTTTACGACAATAAAAGTCTCGAGATACGCAGCAGGGAAGTGAACAATCGCTTGGTGCTTGAAGGACCGCTGCGTGTCTTCTGGGGCGTCCAGGGCGTCATACATCTGAAGGAGGACGACGATCAGCGCACGTTCATAGTGCGCAAACGTAATTCGTGTCGCACTTCCAAAGCAGCGGAT GAAAGCTGCTCGGATAAGGAGAATGAGGCCAGCGATTCGGTGGCACCGCCTACAACAACAGCTAGCGAGGTGGATCCGCTCTCCACGGACATTTCACTCTCAGAGAGCATGACCTTTGATTCGTGCAGTTTAAATGAGATTTCCGAGCTGCCGACAACGCCTGAAGATGCCTCCGCCAACACAACAGGCAGTGGACAGTTGCCCAATGGTCAGTCATCGAATGCGGACAATGACGAGGAGGATACAACCACAACGGATTCGTCGAGCACGTTGATTGGCAGTGGCACCGAAGCGGTTACGGCCAGCACAAGTTGTGTGTCCAGCACGTTGCCTTCGAAGCTGGGCAATCTGGAGAAGCTAGACTGGGATGACATTGATGATCTGCTGCAGGTGGAGCGACGTCACACCGAAAAGGATAAAAACTATGAAACAATGCCGGTCAAATTGCCCTCATCGTCGTCGCAATCTTCCAGCGAGAGTTCGCCCAGCAAAACCTGTACCGAAAGCAGTTCTTCCTCCTCCACGGCCACGCagaataatcaaattaattcgGCCTCatcgccaacaacaacgacgaccaCAACAAGCAGCTCGGATAACTTTATGACGGCCACCGACTCCTTGACTGCTAATACAAACACCCAAAACACCAGCACAGTGACCACTACAAACACCACATTGGATGAGTACAAGACATCCGATGATGCGACGCTGAAACCGATGGATTTCGAGGACTTTAAACGCAGCGTGCATCAGGATTATGTAAATGgtgcaaattcatttcaagAGCCCAATGAAGATACGCTGAAACGCAATCAACCCATTGATCCATCGCGCATACACGATTCCCTCAAGCTCTATGGCGAGAATTCAGTGATGAGCAAGAGCTTTAACTGCGAGCATGCTCTGCGCTCCATAGATCCCGCCTTGATCAATGATACGATGCATTTGCGCAGCAGCATCGACTCGCCGCGTTCCTCGCAGCGTCAGTATGCGCTGCAGAAGAGCGGTTCAGCCTTTGCTTCCACTGCTCCTAGCAGGGAGCAGCATAAGCCATTTGAACAGGGCCGCCAGCTGTTCGAGAAGGGCATTAATCGCTCGAAGTCGGGACCCAGTTGCTTTGTTTACTCGGacagcgatgatgatgacgatgcgACGCTGCGTCCACATCGTTTGGCCACCGTGCGACGCAGCGATGTGCCTCAACGATATATACAAATCCAAATGAATTGCTATCCCAAAGAAGAGACGAGCCGCGGCGACACCTCATCG GTGTTGAGTGGCGCTGTGGCTGGTGACGAATTGACGCAGACCGAGGAGCTTTACACGGCCACCGAGGGCAGAGGAACAGCTGGCGATGGCGTCGATGGAGCTGGCAACGAGGCGGGATTGCATGTGAATGAGGATGGCGTTGTGCTGCGTCGACCACCGCGCACCGGAGCTGCGGCAATCAAACGACGCAGTGGCAATCGACG ATCTCGCACGAAGCTGAAGCGTCGCTGTTCTATCAATGGACATTTCTACAATCGAGAAACTTCCTTTTTCACGCCGCCTTACGGCTCGCAGATGTCCGTTTGGGTTACGTCGCTGGTGACCACTCAAGAGGTTATTAATCTGGTGCTGGAGAAGTACAAGGTGGATAGCGCAGCGGAGAACTTTTCGCTGTTCATAGTGCGCGACAATGGAGAGCAAAAGCGTCTGAAGGATAATGAATATCCGTTGATAACGCGCATCACATTGGGACCTCACGAGGATGTGGCGCGTTTATTTTTGGTGGATGCACGCAAAACTGATGAAATCAG TAATGAAGTTGCTCAATTTTTGAATCTGTCGCTGCCTGAGTGCCGCGCCATACTCGCTGGTTATGACCAGGAATTGGCGCGTGAAGTAGTTAAAATTAAGGAGAG ATATTCGGAGCTACGTCGTCGCATTGTGACGCGCATGGAATCTCTAAAGGTGCATCTATAA